The following proteins are encoded in a genomic region of Ostrea edulis chromosome 7, xbOstEdul1.1, whole genome shotgun sequence:
- the LOC130048799 gene encoding uncharacterized protein LOC130048799 produces the protein MEKRRVKLKREGVKRREGEEKEERGKEKEERGGGERKERGGKKKIVERGGEKRGNKDKREGVKLKREGVKRRERERRKKREGEEKEKREGKEKREGVKNIVEREGKKRREGEKREEVKK, from the coding sequence ATGGAAAAGAGAAGGGTAAAATTGAAGAGAGAGGGGGTAAAGAGAAGAGAGGGAGAGGAGAAAGAAGAGAGAGGAAAGGAGAAAGAAGAGAGAGGGGGAGGAGAAAGAAAAGAGAGagggggtaaaaaaaaaatagtggagAGAGGGGGAGAAAAGAGAGGAAATAAAGATAAGAGAGAGGGGGTAAAATTGAAGAGAGAGGGGGTAAAGAGAAGAGAGAGGGAGAGGAGAAAGAAGAGAGAGGGGGAGGAGAAAGAAAAGAGAGAGGGTAAAGAGAAGAGGGAGGGGGTTAAAAACATAGTGGAGAGAGAGGGAAAAAAGAGGAGAGAGGGGGAGAAAAGAGAGGAGGTAAAGAAATag